In Eschrichtius robustus isolate mEscRob2 chromosome 11, mEscRob2.pri, whole genome shotgun sequence, the following proteins share a genomic window:
- the PHLDA2 gene encoding pleckstrin homology-like domain family A member 2, with product MKTPGEVLREGELEKRSDSLFQLWKKKRGVLTPECLSLFPTGPGARPKELRFHSILKVDCVERTGKYVYFTIVTTDRKEIDFRCAGESCWNAAITLALIDFQNRRALQDFRSRQERAAPVGQPEAGTARAP from the coding sequence ATGAAGACCCCCGGGGAGGTGTTGCGCGAGGGCGAGCTGGAGAAGCGCAGCGACAGCCTGTTCCAGCTGTGGAAGAAGAAGCGCGGCGTGCTCACCCCTGAATGCCTGAGCCTGTTCCCCACCGGCCCCGGCGCGCGCCCCAAGGAGCTGCGCTTCCACTCCATCCTCAAGGTGGACTGCGTGGAGCGCACGGGCAAGTACGTCTATTTCACCATCGTCACCACCGACCGCAAGGAGATCGACTTCCGCTGTGCGGGCGAGAGCTGCTGGAACGCGGCCATCACACTGGCGCTCATCGACTTCCAGAACCGCCGCGCCCTGCAGGACTTCCGCAGCCGCCAGGAGCGCGCCGCGCCCGTCGGGCAGCCCGAGGCCGGGACGGCCCGCGCGCCCTGA